The DNA segment TCCGGGATTTTCCAAGCGTTCCTGAGGGCATCCAGCATTATATCACCTCGGCTTTGCCACCGGCAGCCTCAATCTTCTCGATAGCGGATTTTGAAAAAGCATGGGCTACCACTTCTAATTTTTTTGTTAATTCCCCATCACCAAGGATTTTTACTCCATCTCTAATTGTTTTAATAATGCCTTTTTCGATGAGCATTTCCGGCGTAACCCTTGTATTATCCTCAAAATCGTTCAATGCTTTAACATTTACCACCACAAATTCCTTTTTGAATACATTTGTGAATCCCCTTTTGGGAATCCTTCTATAAAGGGGCATCTGACCGCCTTCAAACCCCGGTCGTACTCCGCCGCCCGTTCTTGCCTTTTGTCCTTTGTGACCGCGGGTAGCAGTTTTACCGTGCCCGGAACCAATACCCCTACCCACTCTTTTGGCTTTTTTGTTCGAACCTTCTGCAGGCCTAAGATCATGTAGCCTCATTAAAACACCTCCTTGCAATTAAATCCCTTATTACCCTAAGATCTCCTTCAGGCTTTTCCCTCTTAATCTTGCCACATCTTCAGGGCGTTTAAGTTGTTTTAAGGCATCCATAGCCGAATCCACCATGTTTTTGGCATTATTTGAGCCGAGGGACTTGCTTACGACGTTCCTTATTCCGGCCAATTCCAGAACAGCCCTCACAGGACCACCCGCAATTACACCCGTTCCTTCAACGGCAGGTTTAATCAAAACCTTGCCTGCCCCGGATTCTCCTATTACCTCATGGGGAATGGTTCCATTTATAACCGGTACATCAATCATGTTTTTCTTGGCATTTTCTATGCCTTTTCTTATCGCATCGGGTATTTCGAGAGCTTTTCCCGTGCCTACTCCCACTTTGCCGTTTTTATTGCCCACTACCACAAGAGCTGCAAACCTGAAGTTTTTGCCACCTTTTGTAACTTTCGAAACCCTTTTTATGGTGACCACTTTTTCCACAAATTCTTCTACTTCCCGACCCTTTTGCATTCTCTAACCTCCTCCTTTTAAAATTCGAGGCCCGCTTCCCTGGCCGCATCTGCCAAAGCTTTTACCTTGCCGTGATATAAATATCCGCCCCTGTCAAAGGCTACCTTGGTGATACCTTTTTCCAGGGCTCTTTTTGCTATTAATTCGCCGACCATTCTGGCTGCTTCCACATTGCATCCCGTAACCTTATCCTTCAGCTCAGGATCAAGGGTGGAAGCGGCTACAAGGGTATGACCAATTTCATCATTTATTATTTGAGCGTATATGTGTTTTAAGCTCCTGAAAACGCTTAGTCTTGGTCTTTCCGCTGTGCCGAAAAGCCTTTTTCTGATCCTGCGATGGCGCTTCTTCCGTGCCTCATTTCTCGATTCTTTAATAATCATAACCTACCCTCCTTAATGCTTATTTAGCACCGGCCTTACCGACTTTTCTCCTCACTACTTCGTTTTCATATCTGATGCCCTTCCCTTTGTAAGGTTCGGGTTCCTTAACCTTTCTTATGTTAGCGGCCGTAATGCCTACAAGCTCCTTATCTATTCCTTTCACGATAACCTTATTCTGTGCGGGCACTTCAAATTCAATACCTGCGGGAGCTTCAATTTCTACCGGATGGGAGTACCCCACAGTTAGTACCAATTTATTTCCCTGCTTTGCCGCTCTGTAGCCCACGCCTTCCAGCACCAGGCTCTTTTGGTACCCGTTTACAACGCCGTTTACCATATTGGCAATGATGGTTCGGGTAAGTCCGTGGAGCGCTTTATGCTCTTTTTCATCGGAAGGCCTTTCAACAATTACCTTTCCGTCCTCCATCTTTATCGTCATGCTTTTATGAAATTCTTTTGTTATGGTTCCTTTGGGGCCTTTTACCGTTACCTTGTTGCCTTCAATCTTAACTTCTACATTTTTCGGTATTTCCACAGGCTTTTTGCCTACTCTGGACATTTCTTAGCACCTCCCTTGCATATAGATTACCATACGTAACAAATTACTTCGCCGCCTACTCCCTCTTGTCTTGCCTTTTTATCGGTCATTATTCCCTTGGATGTGGAAAGAATAGCTATTCCAAGACCGTTCAATACCTTTGGAATCTGATCCTTTCTAACGTATATCCTTAAGCCGGGTTTTGAGATCCTTTTAATACCGGTAATTACCTTTTCCTTATTGGGTCCATATTTGAGATGTATTTTAAGGATTCCCTGCTTACCATCTTCAATGACCTCAAAGTCCTGAATGTAACCCTCGTCCTTCAAGGTCTGCGCGATAGCCTTCTTTATCTTTGAACACGGTACCTCCACATTTGAATGGCCCGCGTCATTTGCATTCCTTATTCTGGTCAGCATATCAGCAATTGGATCCGTAATTGCCATTTAAATACCTCCTTTCGTCGCAATTACCAACTGGCCTTTTTCACTCCCGGGATTTCTCCCCTGTGAGCAAGCTGCCTGAAGCACAACCTGCAGATACCAAATTTCCTTAAATACGCCCTTGGCCTTCCGCAA comes from the Thermovenabulum gondwanense genome and includes:
- the rplO gene encoding 50S ribosomal protein L15 — translated: MRLHDLRPAEGSNKKAKRVGRGIGSGHGKTATRGHKGQKARTGGGVRPGFEGGQMPLYRRIPKRGFTNVFKKEFVVVNVKALNDFEDNTRVTPEMLIEKGIIKTIRDGVKILGDGELTKKLEVVAHAFSKSAIEKIEAAGGKAEVI
- the rplR gene encoding 50S ribosomal protein L18, which codes for MIIKESRNEARKKRHRRIRKRLFGTAERPRLSVFRSLKHIYAQIINDEIGHTLVAASTLDPELKDKVTGCNVEAARMVGELIAKRALEKGITKVAFDRGGYLYHGKVKALADAAREAGLEF
- a CDS encoding type Z 30S ribosomal protein S14; amino-acid sequence: MAKKSLIAKQKRPQKFSTRYYHRCKICGRPRAYLRKFGICRLCFRQLAHRGEIPGVKKASW
- the rpsE gene encoding 30S ribosomal protein S5, whose translation is MQKGREVEEFVEKVVTIKRVSKVTKGGKNFRFAALVVVGNKNGKVGVGTGKALEIPDAIRKGIENAKKNMIDVPVINGTIPHEVIGESGAGKVLIKPAVEGTGVIAGGPVRAVLELAGIRNVVSKSLGSNNAKNMVDSAMDALKQLKRPEDVARLRGKSLKEILG
- the rplF gene encoding 50S ribosomal protein L6, whose amino-acid sequence is MSRVGKKPVEIPKNVEVKIEGNKVTVKGPKGTITKEFHKSMTIKMEDGKVIVERPSDEKEHKALHGLTRTIIANMVNGVVNGYQKSLVLEGVGYRAAKQGNKLVLTVGYSHPVEIEAPAGIEFEVPAQNKVIVKGIDKELVGITAANIRKVKEPEPYKGKGIRYENEVVRRKVGKAGAK
- the rpsH gene encoding 30S ribosomal protein S8, coding for MAITDPIADMLTRIRNANDAGHSNVEVPCSKIKKAIAQTLKDEGYIQDFEVIEDGKQGILKIHLKYGPNKEKVITGIKRISKPGLRIYVRKDQIPKVLNGLGIAILSTSKGIMTDKKARQEGVGGEVICYVW